A single genomic interval of Phycisphaerae bacterium harbors:
- a CDS encoding ATP phosphoribosyltransferase → MDGKVDESKKVKIGLPKGSLQDSTFDLFRRAGFNISTGSRSYFPSVDDPELECIMFRAQEMSRYVEDGVVDVGITGYDWICENGSNVVEVCELEYSKATRRPVRWVLAVPLESEVTRVEDLAGGIIATELVNTTRKYFADRGVNVRVEFSWGATEVKARLLDGIVDVTETGSSLRANNLRIVAELLQSTTRMIANRSAWNDPWKRRKIEAVALLVKGAIDASEKVGLKMNVPQESLERVLALLPAEKSPTISSLAEKGWSAIEVILEERTERDLVPKLKEAGASGIITYPLNKVIP, encoded by the coding sequence ATGGACGGCAAGGTAGATGAATCGAAGAAGGTGAAGATCGGCCTGCCCAAGGGCAGCCTGCAGGACTCGACGTTCGACCTGTTCCGCCGGGCCGGGTTTAACATTTCGACCGGCTCGCGGAGCTACTTTCCGAGCGTGGACGATCCGGAGCTCGAGTGCATCATGTTCCGCGCCCAGGAGATGTCGCGGTATGTCGAGGACGGCGTGGTGGACGTGGGGATCACGGGCTACGACTGGATCTGCGAGAACGGCTCGAACGTGGTGGAGGTCTGCGAGCTGGAGTATTCGAAGGCGACGCGGCGTCCGGTGCGGTGGGTGCTGGCGGTGCCGCTGGAGTCGGAGGTCACGCGGGTCGAGGATCTGGCCGGCGGGATCATCGCCACGGAGCTGGTGAACACGACGCGCAAGTACTTCGCGGACCGCGGGGTGAACGTGCGGGTGGAGTTTTCGTGGGGCGCGACGGAGGTCAAGGCCCGGCTGCTGGACGGGATCGTGGACGTGACGGAGACCGGTTCGAGCCTGCGGGCCAACAACCTGCGGATCGTGGCCGAACTGCTCCAGTCGACCACGCGGATGATCGCGAACCGCAGCGCGTGGAACGATCCGTGGAAGCGCAGGAAGATCGAGGCGGTGGCCCTGCTGGTCAAGGGCGCGATCGACGCGTCGGAGAAGGTGGGGCTGAAGATGAACGTGCCGCAGGAGTCGCTGGAGCGGGTGCTGGCGCTGCTGCCGGCGGAGAAGTCGCCGACGATCAGCTCGCTGGCGGAGAAGGGCTGGTCGGCGATCGAGGTGATTCTTGAGGAACGAACGGAGCGAGACCTGGTGCCGAAGCTGAAGGAGGCGGGGGCGAGCGGCATCATAACCTATCCGCTGAACAAGGTGATTCCGTGA
- the rbfA gene encoding 30S ribosome-binding factor RbfA, whose protein sequence is MSSIGLKRLASQIRLVVSDALQNKLSDPRLERLASVTRVELSPDLSYADVYISVMGTEGQQKAYMKAVDRAHGHLQSLVARKLRTRTCPTARFHLDQSLKKGFETIQLIDKTMAELADRQEQEEFPDQPPPEDPEANPQESR, encoded by the coding sequence ATGTCGAGCATCGGGCTGAAGCGATTGGCCTCGCAGATCCGGCTCGTGGTGAGCGACGCGTTGCAGAACAAGCTGTCGGACCCTCGGTTGGAGCGGTTGGCGAGCGTGACGCGGGTGGAGCTGTCGCCGGATCTGTCGTACGCCGATGTCTACATATCCGTGATGGGAACTGAGGGTCAGCAGAAGGCCTACATGAAGGCGGTGGACCGTGCGCACGGGCATCTGCAGTCGCTGGTGGCGCGGAAGCTTCGGACGCGGACGTGTCCGACCGCGCGGTTTCACCTGGACCAGTCGCTCAAGAAGGGATTCGAGACGATTCAGTTGATCGACAAGACAATGGCCGAGCTTGCGGACCGTCAGGAGCAGGAGGAGTTTCCCGACCAGCCGCCTCCGGAGGACCCGGAGGCCAACCCCCAGGAATCCAGGTAA
- a CDS encoding DUF503 domain-containing protein: MPSLVVGVLQVELIVHDAMTLKDKRRVVKSIKDRIAHDFNVSIAEIDALDRHRKAVLGVSLVGNDGEFVRSSLDRVVERLRGFRGASLVDYQIDLI; the protein is encoded by the coding sequence GTGCCGAGCCTGGTCGTCGGCGTATTGCAGGTGGAGTTGATCGTGCACGACGCGATGACGCTGAAGGACAAGCGTCGGGTGGTCAAGTCGATCAAGGACCGGATCGCCCACGACTTCAACGTCTCGATCGCGGAGATCGACGCGCTGGACCGGCACCGCAAGGCGGTGCTGGGCGTGAGCCTGGTGGGCAACGACGGCGAGTTTGTGCGGTCGAGCCTGGACCGGGTGGTGGAGCGGCTGCGCGGCTTTCGCGGCGCGTCGCTGGTGGACTACCAGATAGATCTGATATAG
- the infB gene encoding translation initiation factor IF-2 — MAIRVHTLAKELSVKSKAILDKCQAEGLDIKNHMSILSAGLEATIREWFSEGDHATTQETADRVDLEKVKEKPRRRKKKPESPEDESAEAGEEPEADVFEESDAVTVEASAAEEAPAAEVEAAPTEAAEAEAPADPEAAVEVEAEAAPAEEAPAAEAEPIEASAEAVEAEAPAEAAPVAEAEPEKPREPVKPVGQAHVPAPAVLQGPRVVRMDKPEVVRRPGPARQGPPRPPSSSGGPVETSLPSTGRGPRRPGRAGEAPAEDEAAKKKAKSRFHPRRGRVGDAVEQIREWRDKDLLERSQRLAAAADHPQMVRKTETRKVGGRQREAKPTKIQVTDPMILKDFCAATGLPFNRLFPKLMELGLPATINQAITGEQAEMLALAFELEVEVVRQKSRYEELVYQFEQRERTNVKPRPPIVTFLGHVDHGKTSLLDRLRHARVAQGEAGGITQHIGAYRYEHDGRAVVFLDTPGHEAFTALRARGAQMTDIVVLVVAADDGVMPQTVEAISHAKAAEVPIVVALNKVDLPNADFNRIYGQLAEHQLAPSEWGGETDVIKTSAVTGEGMDSLIEHLYTLSELLDLKADPDGPAAGVVIEARQDLTRGPVADVMIREGTLKVGDVIAAGRGFGRVRAIFNDLGKSIQSAGPATPVEILGLDEVPDAGEHFYGVADLQTAKGIAEEKRQEDQQNTWMTRPKVTLENIFQQVEAGQVKQLNIIVRADAQGSVDVLRTKLEELSTDEVHVRILHVGTGGITEGDVLLAEASEAIVIGFGVVADDAARGKAHELDVQIKTYTVIYHLIEEISQAIEGLLEPTYQQTVKGRATIKEVFKVSRVGTIAGCLVNDGQIERSAKIRVIRQNVIVREDASLESLKRFKDDVREVRQGLECGMKIAGFDDLKEGDVIEAYEMVEVARKLQSAGSS; from the coding sequence TTGGCTATCAGGGTACATACGTTAGCGAAAGAGCTGAGCGTCAAGAGCAAAGCGATCCTGGACAAGTGCCAGGCCGAAGGGCTGGACATCAAGAATCACATGTCCATCCTGTCGGCTGGGCTCGAGGCGACCATTCGCGAATGGTTCAGCGAAGGCGATCACGCGACCACGCAGGAGACGGCGGACCGGGTGGACCTGGAGAAGGTGAAGGAAAAGCCCCGTCGCCGCAAGAAGAAACCGGAATCGCCGGAAGACGAATCGGCCGAAGCCGGCGAGGAGCCGGAAGCCGACGTGTTCGAGGAATCGGACGCGGTGACGGTCGAGGCGTCGGCGGCGGAAGAAGCTCCGGCGGCGGAGGTCGAGGCGGCGCCGACGGAGGCGGCGGAAGCCGAGGCGCCGGCCGATCCGGAGGCGGCGGTCGAAGTCGAAGCGGAGGCGGCGCCGGCGGAGGAAGCACCCGCAGCGGAAGCGGAACCGATCGAGGCGTCGGCTGAGGCGGTTGAAGCGGAGGCGCCGGCGGAAGCGGCGCCGGTGGCGGAGGCCGAGCCCGAGAAGCCGCGCGAGCCGGTCAAGCCGGTCGGTCAGGCGCACGTTCCGGCGCCGGCGGTGCTGCAGGGCCCGCGGGTGGTTCGGATGGACAAGCCGGAGGTGGTTCGCCGTCCGGGTCCGGCACGTCAAGGTCCGCCGCGGCCCCCGTCGTCGTCGGGCGGTCCGGTCGAGACGTCGCTGCCGAGCACGGGCCGCGGGCCGCGTCGGCCGGGCCGGGCGGGCGAGGCGCCGGCGGAAGACGAGGCGGCCAAGAAAAAGGCCAAGAGCCGTTTCCATCCTCGCCGCGGTCGGGTTGGCGACGCGGTCGAGCAGATTCGCGAGTGGCGGGACAAGGACCTGCTGGAGCGGAGCCAGCGTCTGGCGGCGGCTGCGGATCATCCGCAGATGGTCCGCAAGACCGAGACCCGCAAGGTGGGCGGCCGTCAGCGGGAAGCGAAACCGACCAAGATTCAGGTAACCGATCCGATGATTCTGAAAGATTTCTGCGCGGCGACGGGTCTTCCGTTCAACCGGCTGTTCCCCAAGCTCATGGAGCTGGGCCTTCCGGCGACGATCAACCAGGCGATCACGGGCGAGCAGGCGGAGATGCTGGCCCTGGCCTTCGAGCTGGAGGTCGAGGTGGTGCGTCAGAAGAGCCGCTACGAGGAGCTGGTCTATCAGTTCGAGCAGCGGGAGCGGACGAATGTGAAGCCGCGTCCTCCGATCGTGACGTTCCTGGGCCACGTGGACCACGGCAAAACGTCGCTGCTGGACCGTCTGCGTCACGCGCGGGTGGCCCAGGGCGAAGCGGGCGGGATCACGCAGCACATCGGCGCGTACCGTTACGAGCACGACGGTCGGGCGGTGGTGTTCCTGGACACCCCGGGCCACGAGGCGTTTACGGCGCTGCGGGCCCGCGGGGCGCAGATGACGGACATCGTGGTGCTGGTGGTGGCGGCGGATGACGGGGTGATGCCGCAGACGGTCGAGGCGATCAGCCACGCGAAGGCGGCCGAGGTGCCGATCGTGGTGGCGCTGAACAAGGTGGACCTGCCGAACGCGGACTTCAACCGGATCTACGGGCAGCTCGCCGAGCACCAGTTGGCCCCGTCGGAATGGGGCGGCGAGACGGACGTGATCAAGACCAGCGCGGTGACCGGCGAAGGGATGGACTCCCTGATCGAGCACCTCTATACGCTATCGGAGCTGCTGGACCTGAAGGCGGATCCGGACGGGCCGGCGGCGGGCGTGGTGATCGAGGCGCGTCAGGACCTGACCCGCGGCCCGGTGGCCGACGTGATGATCCGGGAAGGGACGCTGAAGGTCGGCGACGTGATCGCGGCGGGCCGCGGCTTCGGCCGGGTGCGGGCGATCTTCAACGACCTGGGCAAGTCGATCCAGTCGGCGGGTCCGGCCACTCCGGTCGAGATTCTGGGCCTGGACGAGGTGCCGGACGCCGGCGAGCACTTCTACGGCGTGGCGGACCTGCAGACGGCCAAGGGGATCGCCGAGGAGAAGCGCCAGGAGGATCAGCAGAACACGTGGATGACCCGTCCGAAGGTGACGCTGGAGAACATCTTCCAGCAGGTCGAGGCGGGCCAGGTCAAGCAGCTCAACATCATCGTGCGGGCGGACGCCCAGGGTTCGGTGGACGTGCTGCGGACCAAGCTGGAGGAGCTGAGCACCGACGAGGTGCACGTGCGGATCCTGCACGTGGGCACCGGCGGGATCACCGAGGGCGACGTGCTGCTGGCCGAGGCGTCGGAGGCGATCGTGATCGGTTTCGGCGTGGTGGCCGACGACGCGGCGCGGGGCAAGGCGCACGAGCTGGACGTTCAGATCAAGACGTACACGGTGATCTACCACCTGATCGAGGAGATCTCGCAGGCGATCGAGGGCCTGCTGGAGCCGACGTACCAGCAGACGGTCAAGGGCCGGGCGACGATCAAGGAAGTGTTCAAGGTGTCGCGGGTGGGCACGATCGCGGGCTGTCTGGTCAACGACGGCCAGATCGAGCGGTCGGCGAAGATCCGCGTGATTCGCCAGAACGTGATCGTGCGGGAGGACGCGAGTCTCGAGTCGCTGAAGCGCTTCAAGGACGACGTTCGCGAGGTGCGTCAGGGCCTCGAGTGCGGCATGAAGATCGCCGGGTTCGACGACCTGAAGGAAGGCGACGTGATCGAGGCGTACGAGATGGTCGAGGTGGCGCGGAAGCTGCAGTCGGCCGGTTCGAGCTAG
- the nusA gene encoding transcription termination/antitermination protein NusA: MNQDILRIVDVIAKERNIDRETVFSDLEAAMVSAARKYFGATDEVTVTIDRHNGQIQASHDGQSISLRDLGRIAAQTAKQVMIQKIREAERGSLYDEFLERKDTIVTGTVVRQEGSAVTVNLGRVEAFLPRSEQIPGETYQPGQRLRSLIRDVRETGTQLKIVLSRTHPDFIRRLFELEVPEVAEGIIEIKALGREAGYRTKVAVVSLDSKVDAVGACVGVRGSRIKSIVDEINGEKIDIVRWNESSTVLIGNALKPAEVTNIYLSFELGRATVLVDDEQLSLAIGKRGQNVRLAARLTGWDIDIITPAEYNAGIERLERVIQSAGVGDSTLLGKIVALGMVSVGDVSEVGAEPLMSELSMSEEESQRLVQACAGEAERAAVEMEKAKAEAKAAAAAASDAESAAPARFSARVGEETEGEKTESEPSEG; encoded by the coding sequence ATGAACCAGGACATACTCAGGATCGTGGACGTCATCGCGAAGGAACGGAACATCGACCGGGAGACGGTGTTTTCGGACCTGGAGGCGGCGATGGTGTCGGCGGCGAGGAAATACTTCGGGGCGACGGATGAGGTCACGGTGACGATCGACCGGCACAACGGTCAGATCCAGGCGAGCCACGACGGGCAGTCGATCAGCCTTCGCGACCTGGGGCGGATCGCCGCGCAGACGGCCAAGCAGGTGATGATTCAGAAGATTCGGGAGGCCGAGCGGGGGAGTCTGTACGACGAGTTCCTGGAGCGCAAGGACACGATCGTCACGGGGACGGTGGTGCGTCAGGAAGGTTCGGCGGTGACGGTGAATCTGGGGCGGGTGGAGGCATTTTTGCCGCGGAGCGAGCAGATTCCGGGCGAGACGTACCAGCCGGGCCAGCGGCTTCGGTCGCTGATCCGCGATGTGCGGGAGACGGGGACGCAGCTGAAGATCGTGCTGTCGCGGACGCATCCGGACTTTATCCGCCGGCTGTTCGAGCTGGAGGTTCCGGAGGTGGCCGAAGGGATCATCGAGATCAAGGCGTTGGGCCGGGAGGCGGGATACCGGACGAAGGTGGCGGTGGTGAGCCTGGACAGCAAGGTGGACGCGGTGGGGGCGTGCGTGGGGGTTCGCGGGAGCCGGATCAAGAGCATCGTGGACGAGATCAACGGGGAGAAGATCGACATCGTGCGGTGGAACGAGTCGAGCACGGTGCTGATCGGGAACGCGTTGAAGCCGGCGGAGGTGACGAACATTTACCTGTCGTTCGAGCTGGGCCGTGCGACGGTGCTGGTGGACGACGAGCAGTTGTCGCTGGCGATCGGGAAGCGCGGGCAGAACGTGCGTCTGGCGGCCCGGTTGACCGGCTGGGATATCGACATCATCACGCCGGCGGAGTACAACGCCGGGATCGAGCGTCTGGAGCGTGTGATCCAGTCGGCGGGCGTGGGCGACTCGACGCTGCTGGGCAAGATCGTGGCGTTGGGCATGGTGTCGGTGGGCGACGTGTCGGAGGTGGGCGCCGAGCCGCTGATGAGCGAGCTGTCGATGTCGGAGGAGGAGTCGCAGCGTCTGGTGCAGGCGTGCGCCGGCGAGGCGGAGCGGGCGGCGGTGGAGATGGAAAAAGCGAAGGCCGAAGCGAAGGCCGCGGCGGCCGCGGCGTCGGACGCTGAGTCCGCGGCGCCGGCGCGTTTCTCGGCCCGCGTGGGCGAGGAGACGGAAGGAGAAAAGACCGAGTCCGAGCCGTCGGAAGGTTAG
- the ugpC gene encoding sn-glycerol-3-phosphate ABC transporter ATP-binding protein UgpC → MAHVLLKDVMKVYPGGVLAVKDMNLEIQDAEFIVLVGPSGCGKTTTLRMIAGLEEITDGTISIGERVVNDVPPKDRDIAMVFQNYALYPHMTVYKNMAFGLKLRKYPKAEIRQRVMEAAKILGIEKLLDRKPKALSGGQRQRVAVGRAIVRQPKAFLFDEPLSNLDAKLRVETRAELKKLHRRLKTTTIYVTHDQEEAMTLGDRVVVMKDGLVQQCGAPLTIYARPVNRFVAGFLGTPPMNFFDGRVTFENGSVYFQEGEANRVRLDGSWKDRLAPYKDKTMVLGIRPENLSPKAGEPGDEGSSLKVKVDVIEPLGDKMDVYMRTAAHDHIVARVDSRMAVKEGEEMRMYVDASRLHVFEPGDTGENVTLEKGRHG, encoded by the coding sequence ATGGCACATGTTCTCTTGAAGGACGTTATGAAGGTTTATCCGGGCGGTGTATTGGCCGTCAAGGACATGAATCTCGAGATTCAGGACGCGGAATTCATCGTCCTGGTCGGTCCGTCGGGGTGCGGCAAGACGACCACGCTGCGGATGATCGCGGGCCTGGAGGAGATCACCGACGGGACGATCTCGATCGGCGAGCGGGTGGTTAACGACGTGCCGCCGAAGGACCGGGACATCGCGATGGTGTTCCAGAACTACGCGTTGTACCCGCACATGACGGTCTACAAGAACATGGCGTTCGGGCTGAAGCTGCGGAAGTACCCGAAGGCGGAGATTCGCCAGCGGGTGATGGAGGCGGCCAAGATACTGGGGATCGAGAAGCTTCTGGACCGCAAGCCGAAGGCCCTTTCGGGCGGCCAGCGCCAGCGGGTGGCGGTGGGCCGGGCGATCGTTCGCCAGCCGAAGGCGTTCCTGTTCGACGAGCCGCTGTCGAACCTGGACGCCAAGCTTCGGGTGGAGACGCGGGCGGAGCTCAAGAAGTTGCACCGGCGGCTCAAGACGACGACGATCTACGTGACGCACGACCAGGAAGAGGCGATGACGCTGGGCGACCGGGTGGTGGTGATGAAGGACGGGCTGGTCCAGCAGTGCGGGGCGCCGCTGACGATTTACGCCCGGCCGGTGAACCGTTTCGTAGCGGGTTTTTTGGGGACGCCGCCGATGAACTTCTTCGACGGTCGGGTGACGTTCGAGAACGGCAGCGTATACTTCCAGGAGGGCGAGGCCAACCGGGTGCGGCTTGACGGGTCGTGGAAGGACCGGCTGGCCCCGTACAAGGACAAGACGATGGTGCTGGGGATTCGTCCGGAGAATCTGTCCCCGAAGGCGGGCGAGCCGGGCGACGAGGGGAGCAGTTTGAAGGTGAAGGTGGACGTGATCGAGCCGCTGGGGGACAAGATGGACGTGTACATGCGGACGGCGGCGCACGACCACATCGTGGCCCGCGTGGATTCGCGGATGGCGGTGAAGGAAGGGGAGGAGATGCGGATGTACGTGGATGCATCTCGCCTGCACGTGTTTGAGCCGGGCGACACCGGCGAGAACGTGACGCTGGAGAAGGGCCGACATGGCTAG
- a CDS encoding peptide chain release factor 2 (programmed frameshift) codes for MENPSAYLEQLRSRVVALKDSLDFAGKQARLAELHRQLEQPDFWSDQERAQKTVGELKSLKSVVEPMERLGRETDDLADLLELAEQEEDRSLVAEMTGQLQSIGSELDKLELQKLLSRPHDESDCFFSIQAGAGGTESCDWAEMLLRMYLKYFQNTDYDVEEVSRRDGEEAGIQSVTLHVKGPYAYGYLSCEMGVHRLVRISPFDSQHRRHTSFASVDVMPELDDEGEIEIRDEDLRIDFFRAGGAGGQHVNKVSSAVRITHLPSGIVVGCQNERSQHQNRRVAMQMLKAKLLRLEEQKRDAELAKIVGEKGEIAWGNQIRSYVLQPYQMVKDHRTDHQTGDTGAVLDGDIQAFIESYLRERARQRNHG; via the exons ATCGAGAACCCCAGCGCCTACCTGGAGCAATTGCGCTCCCGGGTGGTGGCGCTGAAGGACAGTCTT GACTTCGCAGGCAAGCAGGCCCGCCTGGCTGAGCTTCACCGGCAGTTGGAGCAGCCGGATTTCTGGTCGGACCAGGAGCGGGCCCAGAAGACGGTGGGGGAACTCAAATCGCTCAAGAGCGTGGTCGAGCCCATGGAGCGCCTCGGCCGTGAGACCGACGATCTGGCCGATCTGCTGGAGCTGGCGGAGCAGGAAGAGGACCGGTCGCTGGTCGCGGAGATGACGGGCCAGTTGCAGTCGATCGGGTCCGAGTTGGACAAGCTGGAGCTTCAGAAGCTCCTGAGCAGGCCGCACGACGAATCGGACTGTTTTTTCAGCATTCAGGCCGGCGCCGGCGGCACGGAGAGTTGCGACTGGGCTGAGATGCTCCTGCGAATGTACCTCAAGTACTTCCAGAACACCGACTATGACGTGGAGGAGGTGTCTCGCCGGGACGGTGAGGAGGCGGGCATCCAGTCGGTGACACTGCACGTAAAGGGCCCCTACGCCTACGGTTATCTCTCGTGCGAGATGGGCGTGCACCGGCTGGTGCGGATCAGCCCGTTCGACTCGCAGCATCGCCGGCACACCAGTTTCGCCTCGGTGGACGTGATGCCGGAACTGGACGATGAGGGGGAGATCGAGATCCGCGACGAGGATCTTCGGATCGATTTTTTCCGGGCGGGCGGAGCGGGCGGCCAGCACGTCAACAAGGTCTCGTCGGCGGTCCGGATCACGCACCTTCCCAGCGGGATCGTGGTGGGCTGCCAGAACGAGCGGTCGCAGCACCAGAATCGGCGGGTGGCGATGCAGATGCTCAAGGCCAAGCTGCTGCGGCTTGAGGAGCAGAAGCGGGACGCCGAACTGGCCAAGATCGTGGGCGAGAAGGGCGAGATCGCGTGGGGCAACCAGATTCGCAGCTACGTGCTTCAGCCGTACCAGATGGTCAAGGATCACCGGACGGACCACCAGACGGGCGATACGGGGGCGGTGCTGGACGGGGATATTCAGGCGTTCATCGAGAGTTACCTTCGGGAGCGGGCCCGGCAGCGGAACCACGGGTAG
- a CDS encoding 50S ribosomal protein L34 encodes MHYPRKISRRHRKRKIGFLVRMRTSKGRKMLNRKRRAGRKLQVV; translated from the coding sequence ATGCATTATCCGCGTAAGATCAGCAGACGGCACCGGAAGCGCAAGATCGGGTTTCTGGTGCGGATGCGCACGAGCAAGGGCCGCAAGATGTTGAACCGCAAACGTCGGGCGGGCCGGAAGTTGCAGGTGGTTTAG
- a CDS encoding Do family serine endopeptidase yields MKLSRSTLLGFGLGFAFAVLLVFYWNLGPLSGLAQVEQGSPTTRPVLEIAEEDLAAAERISRVFNAVAKKISQSVVHIESVAAAQEEPTPSRERPRMFPDEDFERFFGPFFRDPDSPRRRPRQRPGGGLGSGVVIGSDGYILTNNHVVQGADKVRVLFPDGRSYEAQWVRTDPPTDLALIKINAEGLAALEFADSERLQVGDWVMAAGNPFGLDNTVTQGIISYLGRGNVPLSIYTNYIQTDAAINPGNSGGPLVDMRGRIIGVNTAIISGTQSFAGIGFAIPSSTARFVADQLRDNEEVTRSYLGVALQPGDLTLPLARSYGLENTQGALVVKVMPDTPASRAGLKVDDVILSYNGTPISNNQQLQTLVSQTPPGQEVALTVWRDGAKVELNVTLEKMPAGFFQQEGGMPGMEDQEYGERSFDDLGVTVSELDPESAQRYGYENVKGVLVTQVDPTSNAARLGLSEGSLIMRANGRPVTNLDEFAQAVEAARERGGIRLYFLTQGGATRNIFIALE; encoded by the coding sequence ATGAAGCTGAGCAGATCGACTCTGTTGGGATTCGGACTGGGTTTTGCGTTTGCGGTGCTGCTGGTCTTCTACTGGAACCTGGGGCCGCTTTCGGGGTTGGCCCAGGTAGAACAGGGAAGCCCGACCACCCGTCCGGTCCTGGAGATCGCCGAGGAGGATCTGGCGGCGGCGGAGCGGATCAGCCGGGTGTTCAACGCGGTGGCCAAGAAGATCAGCCAGTCGGTGGTGCACATCGAGTCGGTGGCGGCGGCGCAGGAAGAGCCGACGCCGAGCCGCGAGCGTCCGCGGATGTTCCCGGATGAGGATTTCGAGCGGTTCTTCGGGCCGTTTTTCCGCGATCCCGACTCGCCGCGTCGGCGTCCGCGTCAGCGTCCCGGCGGCGGGTTGGGCAGCGGCGTGGTAATCGGCTCGGACGGCTACATCCTGACCAACAACCACGTGGTGCAGGGAGCGGACAAGGTTCGCGTGCTGTTCCCGGACGGCCGGTCGTACGAAGCCCAGTGGGTGCGGACCGACCCGCCGACCGACCTGGCGCTGATCAAGATCAACGCGGAAGGTCTGGCGGCGCTGGAGTTTGCCGATTCGGAACGGTTGCAGGTCGGCGACTGGGTGATGGCGGCGGGCAATCCGTTCGGATTGGACAACACGGTCACGCAGGGGATCATCAGCTACCTGGGTCGCGGCAACGTTCCGCTGAGCATTTATACGAATTACATCCAGACGGACGCGGCGATCAACCCGGGCAACTCGGGCGGTCCGCTGGTGGACATGCGGGGCCGGATCATCGGGGTCAACACAGCGATCATTTCGGGCACACAGTCGTTCGCGGGGATCGGCTTTGCCATCCCGTCGAGCACGGCCCGTTTCGTGGCCGATCAGCTCCGCGACAATGAGGAAGTGACGCGAAGCTACCTGGGCGTGGCGCTTCAGCCGGGCGACCTGACGCTGCCGCTGGCGCGATCGTACGGTTTGGAGAACACGCAGGGCGCGCTGGTGGTCAAGGTCATGCCGGACACCCCGGCCAGCCGGGCGGGGCTGAAGGTGGATGACGTCATTCTTTCCTATAACGGAACGCCGATCTCCAACAATCAGCAGCTCCAGACGCTGGTCAGTCAGACGCCTCCGGGCCAGGAGGTGGCGCTGACGGTCTGGCGCGATGGAGCGAAGGTGGAGTTGAACGTCACGCTGGAGAAGATGCCGGCGGGGTTCTTCCAGCAGGAAGGCGGCATGCCGGGCATGGAGGACCAGGAGTACGGGGAGCGCAGCTTCGATGACCTGGGCGTGACGGTCAGCGAGCTGGACCCGGAGAGCGCCCAGCGCTACGGGTACGAGAACGTCAAGGGCGTGCTGGTGACGCAGGTGGACCCGACCAGCAACGCGGCCCGGCTTGGGTTGAGCGAAGGGAGCCTGATCATGCGGGCCAACGGCCGCCCGGTGACGAATCTCGACGAATTCGCCCAGGCGGTTGAAGCGGCGAGGGAACGAGGGGGGATCCGCCTGTACTTCCTGACCCAGGGTGGAGCGACCCGGAATATCTTTATTGCGCTGGAATAG